The proteins below are encoded in one region of Tessaracoccus aquimaris:
- a CDS encoding anti-sigma factor family protein — protein MASPCCERIRPDLSAYADQTLPPKRWEQVAYHLAGCAECRAELTAIDAVCSELSKCRASDPSALLASRLESIAGEQAAAPLYMASGPGELPSARRTRNRRVAQGSVAMLVVVMSAVVFAVLIAPEPLRISDPVKAAREQFSMSSSAVSVNEAVGAVLLAFERGADLGESVSYQSRHNDNDMRPVQPEHAARLLRGATDSSASYTGTQRVWISDGSGHYRNASVRTTKVAGEGAQLEVFDSRGDRFMSSFLPAITTSPVDAPEDWEFTEGAQVESVGGRDAVHLQANDGGRPVAAWWFDTDSGVLLWTERYEASGDVTLAMGYQELRLGEATLSEGVAQQISLEPASKSQTAGWCIGLASCPQEIAGLPLVAYAASDRQGHRSMTLVYSDGFESAVVGWTEGVLADGTTQQLAQGPGVPTVELWQCDDAVIWVTTNGSVDLVSEISQQLPQEEPYQASLVDKIKAGIDRLVSVG, from the coding sequence ATGGCCTCACCCTGCTGCGAGCGGATCCGCCCCGACCTGTCGGCCTACGCCGACCAGACCCTCCCGCCCAAACGCTGGGAGCAGGTCGCCTACCACCTCGCCGGCTGCGCCGAGTGCCGCGCCGAGCTCACCGCCATCGACGCCGTCTGCAGCGAGTTGAGCAAGTGCCGCGCCTCCGACCCGTCCGCGCTGCTCGCCTCCCGGCTGGAGTCGATCGCAGGCGAGCAGGCCGCGGCGCCCCTGTACATGGCGAGCGGGCCCGGGGAGCTTCCGTCGGCCCGACGCACCCGTAACCGCCGCGTCGCGCAGGGCTCGGTCGCGATGCTCGTCGTGGTGATGTCGGCCGTGGTGTTCGCGGTGCTGATCGCGCCGGAACCGCTGCGGATCAGCGACCCCGTCAAGGCGGCCCGCGAACAGTTCTCGATGTCGTCGTCGGCCGTCAGCGTCAACGAGGCGGTTGGCGCCGTCCTGCTCGCGTTCGAGCGGGGAGCCGACCTGGGGGAGTCCGTCAGCTACCAGTCGCGCCACAACGACAACGACATGCGCCCGGTGCAGCCGGAGCATGCTGCCCGCCTGCTCCGCGGTGCGACCGACTCGTCGGCCAGTTACACCGGTACCCAGCGGGTGTGGATCTCCGACGGCTCCGGGCACTACCGGAACGCCTCGGTGCGCACCACGAAGGTCGCGGGGGAGGGCGCCCAACTGGAGGTCTTCGACTCGCGCGGCGACCGGTTCATGTCCAGCTTCCTTCCCGCCATCACCACCAGCCCCGTCGACGCCCCCGAGGACTGGGAGTTCACGGAGGGCGCGCAGGTCGAGAGTGTCGGCGGTCGCGACGCCGTCCACCTGCAGGCAAACGACGGCGGTCGCCCGGTCGCGGCGTGGTGGTTCGACACCGACTCCGGCGTCCTGCTGTGGACCGAGCGCTATGAGGCCTCCGGCGACGTCACCCTCGCGATGGGCTACCAGGAGTTGCGGCTTGGCGAGGCGACCCTCAGCGAGGGCGTCGCCCAGCAGATCTCCCTCGAGCCTGCCTCGAAGAGCCAGACGGCCGGGTGGTGCATCGGGCTCGCCAGTTGCCCGCAGGAGATCGCAGGGCTACCGCTGGTGGCCTATGCGGCCTCCGACCGGCAGGGGCACCGGTCGATGACTCTGGTCTATTCGGACGGCTTCGAGTCGGCAGTGGTCGGCTGGACCGAGGGAGTGCTCGCCGACGGCACGACGCAGCAGTTGGCGCAGGGCCCTGGCGTCCCCACCGTCGAGTTGTGGCAGTGCGACGACGCCGTGATCTGGGTGACCACGAACGGCTCCGTCGACTTGGTCTCCGAGATCTCGCAGCAGTTGCCCCAGGAGGAGCCCTACCAGGCTTCGCTCGTCGACAAGATCAAGGCCGGCATCGACCGGCTGGTCTCGGTCGGCTGA
- the sigE gene encoding RNA polymerase sigma factor SigE, translated as MFRGGKAAKAADPTWTAPTWQELVRDHSAQVYRLAYRLTGNQHDAEDLTQDVFVKVFKSIHTFQPGTLEGWLHRITTNLFLDQARRKQRIKMDAFSVAPEAVWGSASGPEELHDDYELEADVASALKALNPEQRVAVVLCDIEGLSYEEIAAVLDVKLGTVRSRIARGRAALRDALAHRAPTDGRTRYAGVN; from the coding sequence ATGTTCAGAGGCGGTAAGGCGGCCAAGGCCGCGGACCCGACCTGGACCGCGCCCACGTGGCAGGAACTCGTCCGCGACCATTCGGCACAGGTGTACCGCCTTGCCTACCGACTCACCGGCAACCAGCACGACGCGGAAGACCTCACCCAGGATGTCTTCGTCAAGGTGTTCAAGTCGATCCACACGTTCCAGCCAGGCACCCTCGAAGGGTGGCTGCACCGCATCACCACGAACCTCTTCCTCGATCAGGCCCGCCGCAAGCAGCGCATCAAGATGGATGCCTTCAGCGTCGCGCCCGAGGCGGTGTGGGGTTCAGCCTCGGGTCCCGAGGAGTTGCACGACGACTACGAGCTCGAGGCCGATGTTGCCTCCGCGCTCAAGGCCCTCAACCCCGAACAGCGGGTGGCCGTGGTCCTGTGCGACATCGAGGGCCTCAGCTATGAGGAGATCGCGGCGGTCCTGGACGTGAAGCTCGGCACCGTGCGCAGCAGGATCGCCCGAGGACGCGCAGCCCTGCGCGACGCTCTGGCGCACCGCGCACCCACCGACGGCCGCACGCGCTACGCCGGGGTCAACTAG
- the dapA gene encoding 4-hydroxy-tetrahydrodipicolinate synthase — protein MNDDDMSPVFGRVLSAMVTPLTPDGSEVDYAQAARLASHLVDDLGHDGLVVNGTTGESPTTSDDEKRALLDAVVTAVGDRASVVAGVGTFSTKHSVELARQAASVGVDGVLIVTPYYSRPPVDALEDHFVAVAEATSLPAMLYDIPHRTGTAIPEDMLIRLAQHPNIRAVKDAKGDVASSSVVLANSELAYYAGDDAMLLPLMAVGGVGVVGTSTHFTGLAAREIVDHFVAGRVQEAVMANRHVLPAFRGVFATQGCMMVKATLGLRDFNVGPCRAPMGRVPAGMAEEYAELLENLGYGA, from the coding sequence ATGAACGACGACGACATGTCGCCCGTCTTCGGACGGGTGCTCTCCGCCATGGTCACGCCGTTGACACCCGATGGTTCGGAGGTCGACTACGCGCAGGCCGCCAGGCTCGCTTCCCACCTCGTCGACGACCTGGGCCATGACGGCCTCGTCGTCAACGGGACCACGGGCGAGTCGCCCACCACGAGCGACGATGAGAAGCGGGCACTGCTCGACGCGGTCGTCACGGCGGTGGGTGACAGGGCGAGCGTCGTCGCAGGCGTCGGGACGTTCTCCACCAAGCACAGCGTCGAACTCGCCAGGCAGGCCGCCTCGGTCGGTGTCGACGGCGTGCTGATCGTCACCCCGTACTACTCGCGCCCCCCGGTGGACGCACTCGAGGACCACTTCGTCGCGGTCGCGGAGGCCACCAGCCTGCCCGCGATGCTCTACGACATTCCGCACCGCACCGGGACCGCCATCCCAGAGGACATGCTGATCCGGCTGGCGCAGCACCCCAACATCCGCGCCGTCAAGGATGCCAAGGGCGACGTCGCGTCGTCGTCGGTGGTGCTCGCCAACTCCGAACTCGCTTACTACGCGGGCGACGACGCCATGCTGCTCCCGCTGATGGCCGTCGGCGGCGTCGGGGTGGTCGGCACCTCCACGCACTTCACCGGGCTCGCCGCCCGCGAGATCGTCGACCACTTCGTCGCGGGGCGGGTGCAGGAGGCCGTGATGGCCAACCGGCACGTGCTGCCCGCCTTCCGTGGGGTGTTCGCCACCCAGGGCTGCATGATGGTCAAGGCGACCCTCGGGCTGCGGGACTTCAACGTCGGCCCGTGCAGGGCACCGATGGGGCGCGTCCCGGCTGGCATGGCCGAGGAGTACGCCGAGCTGCTGGAGAACCTGGGCTACGGCGCCTGA
- a CDS encoding O-methyltransferase, whose product MSNPVHSPDAASWSFAEDYIAPSPDVAEARDEATVNTITPISTGVAATLKMLTRAIDAKAVVEVGTLMGASGLTFLEGMGPDGILTSIDVEADNQIPARALFARGGFTSSRFRLISGSPIEIMPKLRDGAYDIVFINGDKLEYVEYVAGALRLLRHGGLLVVNDVLWHNHVADPDDESDEAIIIREALEAITGSESYTQAMLPVGNGMLVAVKD is encoded by the coding sequence GTGAGCAACCCAGTGCATTCCCCTGACGCCGCGAGCTGGTCCTTCGCCGAGGACTACATCGCGCCCTCCCCCGACGTTGCCGAGGCCCGTGACGAGGCAACGGTCAACACCATCACCCCCATCTCGACGGGCGTCGCCGCCACGTTAAAGATGCTGACCCGCGCCATCGACGCCAAGGCGGTCGTCGAGGTGGGCACCCTGATGGGCGCCTCCGGCCTCACCTTCCTCGAGGGGATGGGCCCCGACGGCATCCTCACCTCGATCGACGTGGAGGCCGACAACCAGATCCCGGCGCGCGCCCTGTTCGCCAGGGGCGGCTTCACGTCGTCGCGGTTCCGTCTGATCTCGGGTTCGCCCATCGAGATCATGCCGAAGCTGCGCGACGGCGCCTACGACATCGTCTTCATCAACGGCGACAAGCTCGAATACGTCGAGTACGTCGCGGGCGCGCTGCGCCTGCTGCGCCACGGCGGCCTGCTTGTCGTCAACGATGTGCTGTGGCACAACCACGTCGCGGACCCCGACGACGAGTCGGACGAGGCGATCATCATCCGCGAGGCGCTCGAGGCGATCACGGGCAGCGAGTCGTACACGCAGGCGATGCTGCCTGTCGGCAACGGCATGCTGGTCGCCGTCAAGGACTGA
- the glgC gene encoding glucose-1-phosphate adenylyltransferase: MVARPEILSIVLAGGEGKRLMPLTADRAKPAVPFGGTYRLIDFVLSNLANSNLRQIAVLTQYKSHSLDRHISKTWRFSTMLGNYVAPVPAQQRLGPRWYQGSADAIYQSLNLILDAQPDYIVVFGADNIYRMDIEQMLDAHIDSGLGATVAGIRVPRKEASAFGIIDSAPDHKIKSFLEKPADPPGLPDSPDESFASMGNYIFSSQALIEALRADAADPTARHDMGGDIIPWFTEQGQAQVYDFKENRVPGATEKDINYWRDVGTIDAFHEAHMDLVSVEPEFNLYNRDWPIWTDQVQAPGAKFVMRGRAEDSIVTAGCIISGGEVDRTVLSPNVRVEKWAQVSDSVLMDNVQIGRDAVVRRAILDKNVVIPDGVQIGVDHEHDRARGLSVSEGGIVTVGKGETVPRD, translated from the coding sequence ATGGTCGCACGTCCAGAGATCCTGTCCATCGTCCTTGCAGGCGGCGAGGGTAAGCGGTTGATGCCCCTGACGGCCGACCGGGCCAAGCCCGCCGTACCCTTCGGCGGCACGTATCGCCTCATCGACTTCGTGTTGTCGAACCTCGCCAACTCGAACCTGCGTCAGATCGCGGTACTGACGCAGTACAAGTCGCACTCGCTCGACCGTCACATCTCCAAGACGTGGCGCTTCTCGACGATGCTCGGCAACTACGTGGCCCCGGTTCCCGCCCAGCAGCGCCTCGGGCCCCGCTGGTACCAGGGCAGCGCCGACGCCATCTACCAGAGCCTGAACCTCATCCTCGATGCCCAACCCGACTACATCGTCGTATTCGGGGCGGACAACATCTACCGGATGGACATCGAGCAGATGCTCGACGCCCACATCGACTCCGGCCTCGGGGCGACCGTCGCCGGGATCCGGGTGCCGCGCAAGGAAGCGTCGGCGTTCGGCATCATCGACTCCGCCCCCGATCACAAGATCAAGAGCTTCCTCGAGAAGCCGGCCGACCCGCCCGGCCTGCCCGACTCGCCGGATGAGTCGTTCGCGTCGATGGGCAACTACATCTTCAGCAGCCAGGCGCTCATCGAGGCCCTGCGCGCCGACGCGGCCGACCCGACCGCCCGTCACGACATGGGCGGCGACATCATCCCGTGGTTCACGGAGCAGGGCCAGGCGCAGGTCTACGACTTCAAGGAGAACCGGGTCCCCGGTGCCACCGAGAAGGACATCAACTACTGGCGCGACGTGGGCACCATCGACGCCTTCCACGAGGCCCACATGGACCTCGTCAGCGTCGAGCCCGAGTTCAACCTCTACAACAGGGACTGGCCGATCTGGACCGATCAGGTCCAGGCTCCCGGCGCCAAGTTCGTGATGCGTGGCCGCGCCGAGGACTCCATCGTGACGGCGGGCTGCATCATCTCCGGCGGCGAGGTCGACCGGACGGTGCTCAGCCCCAACGTGCGCGTCGAGAAGTGGGCTCAGGTCTCCGACTCGGTCCTGATGGACAACGTCCAGATCGGCCGCGACGCCGTCGTCCGCCGCGCGATCCTCGACAAGAACGTCGTCATCCCCGACGGCGTGCAGATCGGCGTCGACCATGAGCACGACCGCGCCCGGGGCCTCAGCGTCTCCGAGGGCGGCATCGTCACCGTCGGCAAGGGCGAGACCGTCCCGCGCGACTGA
- the glgA gene encoding glycogen synthase: MKLALLTREYPPSIYGGAGVHVAQLVPQLRKLIDVEVHCMGEPREGATAHAEDFPEGANAALRVLGADLSMAAAVSPDVDIVHSHTWYANMGGLLTSLMLDVPHVVTSHSLEPHRPWKAEQLGGGYRVSSWAEKTAYEAADAVISVSEGMRRDVLASYPDLDPAKVHVVRNGIDTDEFRPDHDTDVVTGLGIDLDRPSVAFVGRITRQKGLVHLVRAAKQFDPDTQLVLLAGAPDTPEIAAEFEEAFADLKAERSAPVIWVQEMLPRAAVRQVLTHATLFACPSIYEPLGIVNLEAMACETPVVASAVGGIPEVVVDGQTGYLVAYDPAKAGDPEFVAAFEADFAAKVNELTRTPERAREFGLAGRQRCIDEFSWAKIAQETVDVYNAAIASHAAKQA, encoded by the coding sequence ATGAAACTGGCCCTGCTGACGCGTGAATATCCCCCGTCCATCTACGGCGGAGCAGGGGTCCATGTGGCTCAGCTCGTCCCCCAACTCCGCAAGCTGATCGACGTCGAGGTCCACTGCATGGGCGAGCCCCGCGAGGGCGCGACCGCCCACGCCGAGGACTTCCCCGAGGGCGCCAACGCCGCGCTGCGGGTCCTCGGCGCTGACCTGTCGATGGCCGCGGCGGTGAGCCCCGACGTCGACATCGTGCACTCGCACACCTGGTACGCCAACATGGGCGGCCTGCTGACCTCGCTGATGCTGGACGTGCCGCACGTGGTGACGTCGCACTCGCTCGAACCGCACCGCCCGTGGAAGGCCGAGCAGTTGGGCGGCGGCTACCGCGTGTCGTCGTGGGCGGAGAAGACGGCCTATGAGGCCGCCGACGCCGTCATCTCGGTCAGCGAGGGGATGCGCCGCGACGTGCTGGCCAGCTACCCCGATCTGGACCCGGCTAAGGTGCACGTGGTGCGCAACGGCATCGACACCGACGAGTTCCGCCCCGATCACGACACCGACGTCGTCACGGGCCTCGGGATCGACCTTGACCGCCCGTCTGTCGCCTTCGTGGGTCGCATCACGCGCCAGAAGGGCCTCGTGCACCTGGTGCGGGCCGCCAAGCAGTTCGACCCCGACACCCAGTTGGTGCTGCTCGCGGGAGCCCCCGACACCCCGGAGATCGCCGCCGAGTTCGAGGAGGCCTTCGCCGACCTGAAGGCCGAGCGCTCCGCCCCGGTGATCTGGGTGCAGGAGATGCTGCCGCGCGCCGCCGTCCGTCAGGTCCTGACCCACGCCACGCTGTTCGCCTGCCCGTCGATCTACGAACCGCTCGGCATCGTCAACCTCGAGGCGATGGCCTGCGAGACGCCCGTCGTGGCGAGCGCCGTCGGGGGCATCCCCGAGGTCGTCGTCGACGGCCAGACGGGCTACCTGGTGGCCTACGACCCGGCGAAGGCGGGTGACCCGGAGTTCGTGGCCGCGTTCGAGGCCGACTTTGCGGCGAAGGTCAACGAGCTGACGCGCACCCCCGAGCGGGCCCGCGAGTTCGGCCTCGCGGGAAGGCAGCGCTGCATCGACGAGTTCTCGTGGGCGAAGATCGCGCAGGAGACCGTCGACGTGTACAACGCGGCGATCGCCTCGCACGCGGCCAAGCAGGCCTGA
- a CDS encoding DUF3117 domain-containing protein, which produces MAAMKPRTGDGPMEVTKEGRGIVMRVPVDGGGRLVVEMNATEATDLLNALKEVVG; this is translated from the coding sequence ATGGCAGCGATGAAGCCCCGCACGGGTGACGGTCCGATGGAGGTCACGAAGGAAGGCCGAGGGATCGTGATGCGCGTTCCGGTCGACGGAGGTGGACGCCTCGTCGTCGAAATGAACGCCACAGAGGCCACCGACCTGCTGAACGCCCTCAAGGAGGTCGTCGGCTAG
- a CDS encoding TIGR00730 family Rossman fold protein: MTEPKRRRQGAVLLGGKEHAQPMADQALLEGREKNHWSQHDPWRVLRIQSEFVEGFDALNALEPAVSIFGSARTKPNDPMYKATEEIARKLVDKGFAVITGGGPGIMEAGNKGAYEADGCSVGLGIELPHEQGMNDYITIGVNFRYFFARKMMFLKYSQGFITMPGGFGTLDELFEALTLIQTGKVTHFPMVLFGRDHWAGLLDWVRGSIAEGGYISHEDLDLITVTDDVDEAIEAMGEPGQFGTV, from the coding sequence ATGACTGAACCGAAGCGCCGCCGCCAGGGGGCAGTCCTCCTCGGAGGCAAGGAACACGCGCAGCCGATGGCCGACCAGGCGCTGCTCGAGGGACGCGAGAAGAACCACTGGAGCCAGCACGACCCGTGGCGGGTGCTGCGCATCCAGTCGGAGTTCGTGGAGGGGTTCGACGCCCTCAATGCGCTCGAGCCTGCCGTGTCGATCTTCGGCTCGGCGCGCACCAAGCCGAACGACCCGATGTACAAGGCGACCGAGGAGATCGCACGAAAGCTCGTCGACAAGGGGTTCGCGGTGATCACCGGCGGCGGCCCCGGCATCATGGAGGCCGGCAACAAGGGCGCCTACGAGGCGGACGGGTGCTCGGTCGGGCTCGGCATCGAACTGCCCCACGAGCAGGGCATGAACGACTACATCACCATCGGCGTCAACTTCCGCTACTTCTTCGCCCGCAAGATGATGTTCCTCAAGTACAGCCAGGGCTTCATCACCATGCCAGGCGGGTTCGGCACCCTCGACGAACTGTTCGAGGCGCTCACCCTGATCCAGACCGGCAAGGTCACCCACTTCCCGATGGTGCTCTTCGGGCGCGACCACTGGGCGGGCCTGCTCGACTGGGTCCGCGGGTCGATCGCGGAGGGCGGCTATATCTCGCACGAGGACCTCGACCTGATCACCGTCACCGACGACGTGGACGAGGCGATCGAGGCCATGGGCGAGCCCGGCCAGTTCGGCACGGTGTAG
- the dapE gene encoding succinyl-diaminopimelate desuccinylase, whose protein sequence is MTHQLAALLQEIIDVESVSGNERALADLVERHLAAQPHLTVFRDGDCLVARTERGLPERVVIAGHLDTVPVLDNLPSRYLQTPEGDVVWGRGACDMKGGVAVMLTLAAELAEPNRDLTWIFYDHEEVEAAKNGLGRLAGNRPDLIEADFAILMEPTSATIEGGCQGTIRAELRTTGTAAHSARAWMGHNAIHDLAPALNVLAGYVSEEIEVEGLTFREGLNAVGVSGGVATNMIPPAATLTVNYRYAPDKTPDEALARLADWFDGYDLAITDVSPAARPGLDRPAAQAFVAAVGGEASAKYGWTDVARFSELGVPAVNFGPGDPSYAHRADEFCPVADLDTCAAGLRSFLTSSPESEPTHD, encoded by the coding sequence ATGACCCACCAGCTTGCGGCCCTCCTGCAGGAGATCATCGACGTCGAGTCGGTGTCCGGCAACGAGCGGGCCCTGGCCGACCTGGTCGAGCGGCACCTCGCCGCGCAGCCCCACCTCACCGTCTTCCGCGACGGCGACTGCCTCGTCGCGCGCACCGAGCGCGGCCTGCCGGAGCGGGTCGTCATCGCGGGGCACCTCGACACCGTCCCTGTGCTCGACAACCTGCCCTCGCGCTACCTCCAGACGCCCGAGGGCGACGTGGTCTGGGGCAGGGGCGCGTGCGACATGAAGGGCGGCGTCGCCGTCATGCTGACGCTCGCCGCCGAACTCGCCGAACCGAACCGCGACCTGACCTGGATCTTCTACGACCACGAGGAGGTCGAGGCCGCCAAGAACGGGCTCGGCCGGCTCGCCGGGAACCGCCCCGACCTGATCGAGGCCGACTTCGCGATCCTGATGGAGCCCACCTCCGCCACCATCGAGGGCGGCTGCCAAGGCACTATCCGCGCCGAACTGCGCACCACGGGAACCGCGGCGCACAGCGCTCGCGCCTGGATGGGTCACAACGCCATCCACGATCTGGCACCGGCGCTCAACGTGCTCGCCGGCTACGTCTCGGAGGAGATCGAGGTGGAGGGCCTCACGTTCCGGGAGGGCCTCAACGCGGTCGGCGTCAGCGGTGGCGTCGCCACCAACATGATTCCGCCTGCCGCGACGCTGACGGTCAACTACCGCTACGCGCCCGACAAGACCCCCGACGAGGCGCTCGCCCGCCTCGCTGACTGGTTCGACGGCTACGACCTCGCCATCACCGACGTCTCGCCCGCGGCACGACCCGGCCTCGACCGTCCCGCAGCGCAGGCCTTCGTGGCCGCCGTCGGGGGCGAGGCCTCGGCGAAGTACGGCTGGACCGACGTCGCCCGGTTCAGCGAACTGGGCGTGCCCGCCGTCAACTTCGGCCCGGGCGACCCCTCGTACGCGCACCGCGCCGACGAGTTCTGCCCCGTCGCCGACCTCGACACCTGCGCGGCAGGCCTGCGCAGTTTCCTCACCAGTTCGCCCGAAAGTGAGCCAACCCATGACTGA
- a CDS encoding SCO4402 family protein: MVREGWKTIQWPDDRLAVFRQVRAIARSIEKPRLHRTGTHLRDFVIDNVVYQLFDEFHAVTTPEKLGTVIHSSEVPAFKELGRLLAPVVGDLGNSREEVYLADPRWPAVVEAARVVLAAMEASDTWTEDDPPTMYPIPPFRQ, from the coding sequence ATGGTGAGAGAAGGCTGGAAGACGATCCAGTGGCCGGACGACCGTCTGGCCGTTTTTCGACAGGTTAGGGCGATCGCGAGGTCGATCGAGAAGCCAAGACTCCACAGAACCGGCACCCACCTTCGAGACTTCGTCATCGACAACGTCGTGTACCAGTTGTTCGACGAGTTTCATGCGGTCACTACGCCTGAGAAGCTGGGCACTGTGATCCACTCCTCTGAGGTGCCAGCTTTCAAGGAGCTTGGACGGCTCCTCGCCCCGGTGGTGGGTGACCTGGGCAACAGTCGCGAGGAGGTCTATCTCGCCGATCCGAGGTGGCCTGCGGTGGTGGAGGCGGCTCGCGTCGTGTTGGCGGCGATGGAGGCCTCTGACACGTGGACTGAGGACGACCCGCCTACCATGTATCCGATTCCTCCATTTCGGCAATGA
- a CDS encoding transglutaminase family protein yields MSQYRIVHTTGYRYGGGATDSFNEARMTPLTSRRQLVLSSKLDITPVAWTHSYRDYWGTSAVAFEVHERHSELKVVATSTVDIHEVGRVEEPLGWEGLADPELRDRYGELLGQTGYVRPHRDVLRIAESVRKNAPTPVDAVAELTSRLRGTVGYVPGVTQVHTQAAEVWEQGAGVCQDIAHLTLGGLRAMGIPARYVSGYVVQRADPAIGEVLIGESHAWLQFFDGEWLGYDPTSESVPSGTHVEVGFGRDYADVPPLKGIYTGSGGSEMYVSVEMTRLT; encoded by the coding sequence GTGAGCCAGTACCGCATCGTCCACACGACCGGCTACCGCTACGGAGGCGGCGCAACCGACTCGTTCAACGAGGCCAGGATGACGCCGCTGACGTCGCGCCGCCAACTGGTGCTCTCCAGCAAACTCGACATCACCCCGGTCGCCTGGACGCACAGCTACCGGGACTACTGGGGCACCTCCGCCGTCGCTTTCGAGGTGCACGAGCGGCACTCCGAACTGAAGGTCGTCGCGACGTCGACGGTCGACATCCACGAGGTCGGCCGCGTCGAGGAACCGCTCGGCTGGGAGGGCCTCGCCGACCCCGAACTGCGCGACCGCTACGGGGAACTCCTCGGCCAGACTGGCTACGTCCGGCCGCACCGCGACGTGTTGCGGATCGCCGAGTCCGTCCGGAAGAACGCGCCGACCCCTGTCGACGCCGTCGCGGAACTGACGAGCAGGCTGCGCGGCACCGTCGGCTACGTGCCAGGCGTCACGCAGGTGCACACCCAGGCCGCCGAGGTGTGGGAGCAGGGCGCCGGCGTCTGCCAGGACATCGCGCACCTGACGCTTGGCGGTCTGCGCGCGATGGGCATCCCGGCGCGCTACGTCTCCGGCTACGTCGTGCAGCGGGCCGACCCGGCGATCGGCGAGGTGCTGATCGGGGAGTCGCACGCCTGGCTGCAGTTCTTCGACGGGGAGTGGCTGGGCTACGACCCGACGAGCGAGTCGGTGCCGAGCGGCACCCACGTCGAGGTCGGCTTCGGCCGCGACTACGCGGACGTGCCGCCGCTCAAGGGCATCTACACCGGCTCCGGCGGGTCCGAGATGTACGTGTCGGTGGAGATGACGCGGCTCACCTGA
- a CDS encoding alpha-E domain-containing protein yields the protein MLSRIADSLFWIGRYLERAEDTARIVEVHLHQSLDDPTLDKTQAANDLLLLMGLPGSESPDVLLRLCYEESSPVSFLSALTHAREAARRARETVSTEVWESINTTWLAVRGGRLQRMRPASMFKFIRERCAVIAGLADNTMSHDEGWLFLTLGRSIERIDMTSRLLSTPSFAANSQRAWDHVLSGCGAHHAFVQRYGALASDRDAVEFLMLDRLFPRSLIYTLNTAVEALAQLGPSNLRIRPDDPAMRLLGAARATLEYLPPDEILRDLPEEMARLQAVCSQATSAISARYFEGSAAAEWVGGAW from the coding sequence ATGCTGAGCCGGATCGCCGACTCCCTGTTCTGGATCGGCCGCTACCTGGAACGGGCGGAGGACACCGCCCGCATCGTCGAGGTGCACCTGCACCAGAGCCTCGACGACCCGACGCTCGACAAGACGCAGGCCGCCAACGACCTGCTGCTGCTGATGGGGCTGCCTGGTTCCGAGAGCCCGGACGTGCTGCTGCGGCTCTGCTACGAGGAGTCCTCACCCGTCAGCTTCCTCTCCGCGCTCACCCACGCCCGCGAGGCCGCAAGGAGGGCCCGCGAGACGGTCTCGACGGAGGTGTGGGAGTCGATCAACACCACGTGGCTCGCCGTGCGCGGCGGCCGCCTGCAGCGGATGCGGCCCGCGTCGATGTTCAAGTTCATCCGCGAACGCTGCGCCGTCATCGCGGGCCTCGCGGACAACACCATGAGCCACGACGAGGGCTGGCTGTTCCTGACGCTTGGCCGCAGCATCGAGCGGATCGACATGACCTCGAGGCTGCTGTCGACCCCGTCGTTCGCAGCGAACTCGCAGCGCGCCTGGGACCACGTGCTCAGCGGTTGCGGCGCCCACCACGCGTTCGTGCAGCGCTACGGCGCGCTCGCCTCCGACCGGGACGCCGTCGAGTTCCTGATGCTGGACAGGCTCTTCCCCCGCAGCCTGATCTACACGCTCAACACAGCCGTCGAGGCGCTTGCCCAACTCGGCCCCAGCAACCTGCGGATCCGGCCGGACGACCCGGCGATGCGACTGCTCGGCGCGGCCCGCGCCACGCTGGAGTACCTGCCGCCCGACGAGATCCTGCGGGACCTACCCGAGGAGATGGCCCGGCTGCAGGCGGTCTGCTCGCAGGCCACGAGCGCGATCTCCGCACGCTACTTCGAGGGCTCCGCCGCAGCGGAGTGGGTTGGAGGTGCCTGGTGA